Sequence from the Solea senegalensis isolate Sse05_10M linkage group LG1, IFAPA_SoseM_1, whole genome shotgun sequence genome:
ttcaacttaccaaaattctcccacactacaccgctcctccgctcccttcactggcttcctgtagctgctcgcatccgcttcaagactctagtgcttgcgttccatgctacaaacggatccggtccagcctacatccaggacatgatcaaaacctacaccccagcccgcccactccgctctgcatcgacaaaccggcttgctgctccctcactgagaggatcacagaggcactcgcagaactccagactgttcactgtcctcgctcccaaatggtggaacgatctccccatcgacatccggacagctgaaagcctccacatcttccgacgccgactaaaaacacatttcttccgactctacctcgactaagacgacaaaaaaaaaaaaaaacttgtattgcacttatgactagcacttcatagtttgttctacttgaagctcttacttacttctagctcttatttgtacccaaatgtttaaatgcacttttgtaagtcgctttggataaaagcgtctgctaaatgacatgtaatgtaatgtaatgtaatgtaatgtaatgtaatgtaatgattacATCATCTGAGTTCTGCCCACATGatgtgtcaagaacaagctgcaagaactcCAAAAACAAGGGCTGCAAGAACATAATGGCATCATTAATGTCTCACAGCCCTGGGAGGGAGAActcatttctctgttcttgtggaGTACGTATAGGCTTTTACCCACAAATGTTTGTAGGGAAACCTTACTTTTTACTGTGCTTGTGACatcttatgacattttatgaaaattGACACATGGGTTAGCATATCTgtgttttatccacatggaaacaacaTTGTGGGAGCACTGAAACGCTAATGGGTCGCAGAGTGAGAAAATCTGTCAtcatgtggatgaagacatttcctggacTGTATGATTGCCAGATAACACTTTGACAGGAAAGGTTGTGACATATCAGTTGTATTTAGTCAAACTGTAGCCATTGCTAACTAGAGTCAACAGCTTTACTACTCGGCTGCTGTTCTAACCAATTTCACAAGTGTAAAATGTGCGAGTAAATCCAAATACCTGTCATCAGTTGTTGGTTGTTTGGTGGGTAAAATCCTGTGAAAGACATATCATTATATAACAATTCGACATTTGTCTTTCAACTTCAACTGCTTCAAAATGAGAAGTTGTCTGAGTTAATTGACATAATGTTTTACCGTGATGAGCATGAGCCATAATCCACACCCCTAGGAGGATAAGTAATTTTCATTGGTGTCCAAGGATTACAAGGTAGCTTGCTTCCATTGACTAGAGGAGTGATATCTACAACAAAGAAAGTTTCAATATAATTGTGCAACTAAACTCatggtgcttttccatcatacatttctagcactacttggctctactcgactctacatggtttggtatcaggcacatTGTATCAtcattatatctatatcattaaaactaaaGGTTGGagattaaagcatgttttgGGGATTTTAAGCATCATTTGGTTTGGTCATTGTGTCGGAACTGGAAGATCCATGAGTGCGACGTGCATGATTCTTCCCGTTCCGACACTCTCTTCCAATCTGTGCctggcagtctgttgacgtcacattttagtattgttTGGAACCTCTTTGGAattgtccagtgtgtaacattgagAGTGGCATATTTTTGTGTAAGTGTGccttaaagtttaaagttagtttttattaatccccttagggaaagttttcctctgcattttgacccatcctagaattaggagcagtggcgcccggggagcattgggggttgggtaccttgctcaggggtaccccagccctttttggccgggtggggatttgaaccggcgaccctccggttacaagtcaagttccctttccccttggccacaggctgcccaacAGTGAGCCCAACCTTAGAACAGTGTTTCTAAATCTTGATCCTCGGGACCCATTGCCCtgcatgtttccctgctccaacaaaCCTGACTGAAATTAATGGGACGTTACCAGAGTTTTGCAGAacttgttgatgagctgaccatttgaatcaggtgtgctggagtaGAGAAAGATCTacaacatgcaggacagtgggtcatgaagaccaggattgagaaacattGCCATAAAattagccttttatatttattctatGCAAGGGCATTACATTATAGATGCTGCGATCTTGCATTCCAAATGGAAAAGCTGGCCAGAGCATACACTTCATGATTTATGAAGGAAGCTTTCCAAACACATGGAGAAGAACAACATTCTCTCTGGTAGACAAAGGCCTCTGTAGTTTGCCAATGTGTTTGGGAAAAGGAGGGATGTGTGTAGGAATCCATTTGTTACAGTTGCAGTCTTACCATGCTGGACATTAAAGGGTTTTGTGacgtaacattttaaaagtaggtcaacaaagaaaatcattttcaatcAGCTTGCCTTGGAAGCGATAGGCAAACATGGCATTTCCTCCCTTAATGAAGTCTCTGGATATCAGGTTTTCAAAGCTGAGCATGAAAAAGCCATTCACTGGTCCAGCATAAAAAGTCTCATTCTTCTCAGTGGTGATGATGTCGCCAGTCTTGCGAGGATCATCATACCAGACAATCGCTGTCCAGAGAAAATACAGTGGCATATCATGAAGTACACTGACTGTATATTTGAATTAATTGCTAATTGTTCTTTTAAATGTACCTGCAGAAGTGTTGACGTTTGGGTCAGTAGTGAAGGTTAATTCCTTGGACATGTGCAGCTGGAGATCAGGTGTCTGATCCACTATTTGAAGAACCACCTGCCTATATGGGCAAGGCCACTCCAGCTGGTCATCATATTTACCCGACACAAGTTGTATACCCATTCCCACAAACTCGTCATATCCTGCTACTACTATCCTGTAAGCATAGCCCACTTGCGTGTATTGCTTTGGGCCGAATATGAATTGTGCAGTAGTTGTGTTGAAAGTTTTCACAACATCGTTCAATTGCATGACTCCATGTGGACACTCTGTCTCAGACAGATTGATGTCATCGATTGAGAAGCCACCTGAGGAAATCCCTGCGCCTTTAACAATCTCAAATTCCACCTGGAAGTCCTTGGTGGCAGTTAATGTAACATAGTGGAGCCGCCAGTGAAATGTTTGCAAACCTGGAGGAAGGAAATATCACATGTTCATGATTTACCTGAGTCTTTAATGCCAATTACGGAAGATGATACTTATCAACATGGAGTCTAACATTACCGGTGATCTGTCCCATGAGGCGGCGACTTCCTTCTGAGTcccttttactttgaaactctCTGATCCAAATGTTGAGGTCGTCAGACTCATGTCCACTGTGGTAATAGTAGAACTGGAGACACTTGACATTACACTTCCTGGTGGTGGTCA
This genomic interval carries:
- the LOC122766408 gene encoding meprin A subunit beta-like, whose amino-acid sequence is MKGFIFLVMNLAVSSTFSLKNTPTFQKWTTDDILEINHGKDDIMVSKFLRSSVSDVNRLWTSPIAYVLDESLEINAKAVILNAFEQFRLKSCIDFKLRDSEEDYIIVKKLGGCFSYVGKVSGEQVLSIGRFCDEISTVEHEFLHALGFDHEHNRFDRDNFVTIDFDNILTGLDYNFDKVNGEDYTDMGVPYDYWSVMHYGKFAFSNGNGTTINSKDPNFEDVIGQRRDMSPSDTLELNRRYKCNSSLAFKMYCGFSKRNMCQMKHCSNSDVEWELVTRAEGGPYSDHTNLPTGLGHRGGRDDGYFMHASTVSGRMGDSALLETQRMTTTRKCNVKCLQFYYYHSGHESDDLNIWIREFQSKRDSEGSRRLMGQITGLQTFHWRLHYVTLTATKDFQVEFEIVKGAGISSGGFSIDDINLSETECPHGVMQLNDVVKTFNTTTAQFIFGPKQYTQVGYAYRIVVAGYDEFVGMGIQLVSGKYDDQLEWPCPYRQVVLQIVDQTPDLQLHMSKELTFTTDPNVNTSAAIVWYDDPRKTGDIITTEKNETFYAGPVNGFFMLSFENLISRDFIKGGNAMFAYRFQDITPLVNGSKLPCNPWTPMKITYPPRGVDYGSCSSRILPTKQPTTDDRYLDLLAHFTLVKLVRTAAE